GGAGCAGCGGAGCCGGGCGGTATGCGGGCGGGCGCCGCGCGCCCGCCCTCGCGGCGCTACTGGACGCGGTTCAGCAGGACGGGGTCGTGGCCGAACGCGTGCAGCAGGAGATGCGCCATCGTGAACCGGCCCGACGGCGTCGGCAGGTCCGGCCGCCATTCGGGCCTGCGGACGATCGAGTACCGGCTGCCCTCCATGCAGCGGTGCATGACCTCGGCGACGATCCGGCCGCCGACGCCGGTCAGCACCCCGTTGTTCAGCTCCGCCTCGCGCAGGATGTAGAGCCAGAGCGGCGTGTGCTCCGTGACGGGGTGGGCGTCGCCGAGGTGGCTGAGGTTCGCGGCGGTCTTGTCGCCCACGAGGATCTGGTTGGCGTTCAGCTTCGGCAGTTGCATGAGCTCCGCCGCCTGCTGCCCGCTGGCGAGCTGGATCATGTCCGCTCTGACCAGGTTGCGGAAGGCCAGGTTGCGCTGCAGGTCGTCCGGGATGCCGGGGGCGAGCCGGCCGCCGAAGGAGCCGGGCGGGAGCTGGCCGAGGAAGCTGCCCACCAGCGTGTCGATGCGCTTGGCGCGGTTGACGTCGCCCGGCGGCAGGCCGAGCCCGGCGCCCGCGTCGCCGTCCCCCATCAGGTCGAACAGCCGCCGCCAGTCCGGGATCCAGTTGGACGGCAGGCGGTTGTCGGCGTTCAGCACGCCGGAGGTCCCGGAGAACCTGAAGAGCAGGGCCAGGGTCGCCGGGATCTGCTGCGAGTTGAAGACGCGGTTCCACTCGTAGGAGTCGCGGACCATGCTGTGCCCGAGCCGGAACGCCGCGATCGAGAACTCGATCGGCATCGTGGGCAGTTGCCCGGGCACCACGGTGGCGTACCGGTCGCCGTTCTGGCCGCCGTTGCCGTAGGAGTCGCGGTACGGGTCCACCGGCACCTCGAAGAACCGGCGGCCGTGAGTGAAGACGTCCTCGACGATGGTGCGATCCACGATCCTGGGCAGGAAGTCGTGGCGCAGCACCCACTGGTAGTGCAGCACGACTCTCTCGCGTGCCTTCTCGAACAGCAGGGCGCTGGGCACGCCGTTCGCGGCGAGCTGGTCCACGATCCGGTTGTGGAAGTGGATGAACGCCAGGTGGATCTGCGCCACCGCGAGGTTCTCGTCGTTGCGCGGGTCCGGGATCAGCGGCCGGCCGGTCCCCTGCTCCCGCGCCAGGTCGAACCCATCGAAGTCGGGCAGGTCACCCACCGCGGCGGTGGAGCCGGTGCGCAGGCGCATGCTGCCGGGCTCGAAGAACGCGGCGCTGTCGGGGTGGCCGGGCCCGAAGCCGTAGAGGGCGTCCAGGTCGAGGGCCGGTGAACGGCCCTGGATGAGCTGGTCGAGGGTGACCCGCTCCCCCAGCGTGGCGTCCGTCTTGTCCATGGTGAGGTCGTGGTCGACGAACTGCCCGAGGTAGGTGTAGCCGGCGGGGATCGTGGAGTCCGGCTGGTCGGTCTCGCTCGCCGGCACCATGGCCTCGGCGATCTGCCGGGACAGCGTCGTGTCCACGGTGCCGCCGATCGCGAGGGGCGCCTGCCTGGGCACGAGCCGGGAGAAGCGGAAGTGCCGCAGCTCCTCCCAGGTCGAGGGCCGCCGGCAGCCGGCGCCCTGCTCGGGGTGGTAGAGGCCCTCGTCGGTGATGTAGTACTCACTGCGCTGGTGGCGGTTCATGGACGGTCGGCTCCTTTCCGACGGGCGAGGCTGGGGCGCCGCGCCCGCCGGCACCACCGCGAGACGGATCTCCTGGCCGGGCAGGGGCTGCGTGTCGTCGGCGCTCATGCCGCACCTCTGGGGGTTCCGGGGATCTCTCTAACCCGCACCAGAGGGACCGGGTGCCGCCTTGATACCGATGATCAAGCGGGCACGGTGGAGTCCGCCCCCATGCAGACGAATCCGGCCGCCACCGCGTACGCGGCCAGGTCCTCCCCCGCCACCTGCTGCTGCGCCTGCGCGAGCGCGGCGGCGGTGGAGTGGCCCGCGGCGAGCAGCTTGTGCAGGGCGATCATGAGCGTGGTGCTCTCCACGTCCAGGATGGACAGGACGGGGGCCACGATCGTGCGGGTGCCCAGGGCCAGGAACGTGGCGCTGAGGCCGAGCAGCTCATCCCCTGGGCGGACCACGAACCGGCCGCTGTCGCAGGCCGCCAGGATCACGATCCCGGGCGGGTGGCGGAGGCTTTCCAGGTCGTAGACGGTCAGCGGGCCGTCGGCCAGGCGGAGGGAGGAGAACAGGGGGTTGGTGGGGTGGATGTGGCCGTGCGCGGCGATGTGCGCGAGCCCGGCGCCGTCCAGGGCTGCCAGCACCGCCTCCGTCCCTGCGGCGGCGTCGACCAGGGCGGGCACGGCGTGGATCGAGGCGACCCCCTCGGCCTCCGCCCGCGCGCCCGGCAGCCCCGGCCCGGCCGCCGCCAGCACGCGCCCCGTCCCCGGCACACCTGCCGCACCCAGAGCGCCTCCCGCCGCCGCCCCCGGCGCGCCTCCCGCTGATGGCACATCTGCCGCCTCCCGCGCTCCTCCCGCTGCCGGAACGCCTTGCGCCCCCAGTGCCCGCCCAGCCCTCCCCGCAGCGCCACGTGCCTGTTCGCCATCGGACCGGGAGGTGACGCCCGCCTGGTTCCCGGTGTGCCAGAGGGTCGCCGACGGTGACAGGCAGACGGGGCGGCCCGCGCACGACGGCAGCACCGACCACGGCAACGCCTGGACGGGCCCGCTGGGCACCAGCACCAGCGGGCGATCCCCCAGGTCACCGGCCAGCGGCCGCATCAGCAGCGCGTCGAGCCGGTCGGCGGTCCTCCGCAGCAGCAGCTCGGCGGCGTCCTGGCTGCCGGGCAGCGACTGCCGCCTGGCCATCCGCCGCAACGCGAACGGCACCCGCTCGACCAGCGACCGGATCGGCCCCACCGGCCCCAGCTCCCGCAGCCGCACCCGCCCGTCCACGACGGTGATGGCGTACATCAGCTCGTCCACGTGCACGAACTCCACCAGCGCCCGCTCCCCGAGCGCCCGCCCCAACTCGCGCGGCGGCACCGGAGCGGCCAGCGCGCCACCTTCGGCGTGGTGCCGGCAGTAGTCGCGGATCTCCCGCTCCAGCGCGACCTGCCGCTCCGTCAGGACGGCGGCGTCCTCCCCCGCCGCGCGCCGCAGCCCGATCTCGGCGACCACGACGCGCAGCCGGGCCAGCGCACCGGCCAGCCGCGGGTCGTTGGGCGGCCTGGCGGGCTTCATCAGCAGGTGCCTGGCCCGCCCCTGCTCCGCCCAGGCCAGCACCTCCTCCGGCCGGCCGTCCTCCAGCGCCATCCGCAGGCCCAGCTCGGCCGCCCCGACCCGGATCCCGGACGCGTGCGCGCGCAGGTCGGTGGCGCCGAGGGTGGCGCGGTGCTCGTCGTGCACGCGCAACGCGGTGCGCAGCGCGATCTTGGCGCCGCGCCGGTTGCCGCGCGCCAGCCGTACCAGTGCCTCGGCGTGCCAGGCGTGCACGCGCTGGATGGCGGGCCCCCGCAGCCGCCTGCGTGCGGCGAGTTCGAGCTGCCGCTGGGCGCGGGCGGTCCAGCCGCGCGCCAGCGCCAGCCCGGCGGCCAGCATGCGCGCCTCCACCTCGGTGGACAGCCAGCGGGCCGCGGCCAGCTCGGCCGCGCACCGCTCCACCCGCCCGACACTCACCCCGGCGCCGGCCGCCGCCGCCGACCTGGCGGCCACGAACCTGGCCAGCACCGCCCATTCCGGCCGGCGCTGCCGGCCGAAGCCCAGTGCCGCGCGACGGGCCTCGCGCACGGCCCGCTCGTGGTCGCCTTCCAGGTACGCCGTCCGCGCGAGCAGCAGCCTGGCCTCGGGCACCCCCACGGTGCGCTTGCGGCGCCCGAACTCCGCCAGGGTCTCCTCGGCCGCCTCCCCCGCCTCGGCGATGAGCCCGGCCGACAGCAGCAGCTCGGTCCTGTCGGCCAGCGTCCAGCAGAGCTGATGCGTGTCGAGCTGCCTGAAGCGTTCCTCGGCGAGGTCGAGGTAGCGCAGCGCGGCGGGCACGTCACCGCGGTGAGCGCAGATCCAGCCGAGGTTCTGCCACACGATGGCCAGCGACAGGTCCAGGCCGAGCCGCCGGCACAGCCGCTCCGCCTCGTGCAGGTCGTGCTCGGCCAGGGCGAACTCGTTGCGGAAGCCGTGCACGATGCCGCGGTTCGACAACACCCGCTGCAGCCACAGGTGATCGCCGGCCTGTTGCAGCGCGGGCACCGCGACCCGATAGCCGGCCAGCGCCTCGTCCGGCCTGCGCAGGTGGTTGAACATCACGGCCCGCTGCGCCTCGGCCCGCGCCCTGCCCACGCCGCGCAGGTCCGGCAGTGCCCGGTCCACCTCGCTGAGCGCCTGCTCCATGCGCCCCTGGACGCACCAGACGAAGGCCAGGCGCAGCCGCGCCTCGGCGGCCAGCTCCGGCGACCCGGCCCGCTGGGCGAGCCGGATGGAGTCACGCAGGTGCCGGGCTGCCACGTGCAGGTCCGTCACGTGCAGCGACGCGATGCCGAGGGCGCGCGCCGCCACCGAGGCGAGCCTGAGGTCGCCTTCTTCCCTGGCGCGCCGCGCCACGTCCGCGGCCTCGGTCATCAGGCGGGCGGGGTCGGACTCGGCGAGCCGCAGCAGCTCCGCACCCGGATCGGAAGGGCTCAGACTCACTCACGGGAGTTTGCCGTGAAAACGGCGGGATGTGATGTATCAGAGCGGCGACAACTGCTCTCTGTTTTTCGGCGCGCGCTTTCACCGCATCCCCCAAGGAGACAGCGATGGCCGACTACAACAACGTGGTCAGGCGCCGAATCGAGGCGTTCCGCAGCGACGAGATCGTGCTCGACCCCAAGGACCTGCGACAGGTCAGCCAGGAGGCCGGTGCGCTCGGCATCGAGGTGGCGCCCATCGCCACCAGCGTGCGGCTCGGGCTGGCCCAGTACAAGCTCCGGAGGCTGGAGGCGGGCGTCGCGGCACTCGGCCCCGACCTCGTCAACCGGGTGAAGGCGGCGGCCGTGGGCACCTACCTGGAGGGCGAGCAGCCCTCCGACCTCGACCTGCTGCTGTTCCACCTCCGCGAGAAGTCAGCAGCCAAATACGCCGGATACAAGCCGGTGGTGGCCAAGATCCGGACCTACGAGAACATCGAGGGCTCCCCGTACAGCGGGGGCAGCGTCGGCGACCCCCAGCCCGTCAAGGCGTTCAAGTTGCCCGAGCGGTCGCCGTCGAAGCGCCGGCGGCCCCGCATCGGCATTCTCGACACGCCGATCCATCCGCATCCGCAGTTCGCCGGGCGGTATCTGATCGCCTCCGACAAGGGGCTGCTCGTCGAGCGGCCGAAGCAGGTCTCCTTCAGCGGGCACGCCATCTTCGTCGCCTCGGTGGCGGCGCGGCAGGCGCCGGACGCGGAGTTCGTCATCTATCCCGTGCTCGACGAGACCACCCTGACCACGAACTCCTGGGACCTGGCCACCACGATGGTCGACGCGCTGGACGACGACCTGGACATGATGATCATAGCTCTGGGCGGCGCCACGGCCGACGGGCGGGAGCCGCTCGCTCTGGCCCGCGCCTGCGAGCGCACGAGCGGCATCGTCAAGGTCGCCGCCCTGGGCAACAACGGCCAGAACAAGGCCGCGGCGCCCAAGGGCACCCAGTTCTCCGAGCTGCCGGCGAACACGCCGATCTGGCCGGCCGCCAGCTCCACGGTGATCGCGGTCGGCGCCCGGGACGAGTCCGACAGGGCGGCGTACTTCTCGCCCACGCTGGAGGAGGCGCCCTGGACCGACTGCACCGCACCCGGCACGAACCTCGAAGGGCTCTTCCTGCCCGGCCAGGTCTGGATGGCCGACCTCGACGTGCGGAAGGGGGCGATCAAGGTGTCGGACCGGTGGGCCGACTTCCCGGCTCCGGGACATGCCACGTGGAGCGGCACCTCGTTCGCGGCCGCGTACGCGGGCGGTGCCATCGCCCAGCAGGCCTACGCCGAAGGAATCACCGTCCGGGAACTGGCGCAGACGCTGTTCGGGGAGGACCGTGAGAAGACCCCGACCACCTACGACGGCGCCCCGCGCACCGGCCTCGACGCCCTCGACATCGTGCGGTTCCCGTAGTGACGGCACAGGCGCCCGAAGGACGGACCATGCCGGAGAGCTTCGAGGTCGAAGCCCTGGTCATCCGCGCCCGCGCGGGTGACCAGGCGGCGTGGGACCGGCTCGTCGAGCGGTACGCCCCCATGCTCTGGTCGATCTGCAGATCGTACGGCCTGGACCGCCGGGACATCGACGACGTCGCCCAGTTCGTGTGGATGCGTGCCGTCGAGCACCTGTCCCGCCTCCGTGATCCGGAGCGGCTGGGCTCCTGGCTGGCCACCACGACGAAACGTGAATGCGTCCGGGTGCGCCGGGCGCGGCACAGGCAGGACGTCGCCGAGTCACCGCTCGACGCCGCGACCGTCGCGGACGACCGGGGCGACGACGTCGCGCGGGCGCTGGAGGAGGCCGAGCTCAACGCCGTGCTCCGCGCCGCCTTCGCCGAGCTGTCGCCCGGCTGTCAGCGACTGTTGTCGCTCCTTCTGCGAGAGGTGCCCTACACCGAGATCGCCTCTCGGCTCGACATGGCCGTCGGCAGCATCGGCCCCACCCGATCGCGATGCCTGGCACGGCTGCGTACCAACGCGGCGCTGGCCGCCCTGATGCGGGCGGACCTGGAAGTGCGAGAGGGTGAACGCCATGTCTGAGGCGTGGGACGATCATGAACTCCTGGAAAGGCTGCGCGCGGCCATGCTGGCCGCCGAAGCCGTCCCACGCGAGATCGTCGAGGCGGGCAAGTCGGCGTACGCGTGGCGCGACCTGGACCTCGACGTGGAGCTGGCCGAGCTGACCTACGACTCGGCCATGCACCTGGAGGAGCTGGCGGCGCTGCGCGCGGACTCCGCCGTCCTGCGTGCGCTCACGTTCGCCGCCACCCAGCTCACCATCGAGCTGGAGATCACCGACAGCTCCCTGCTCGGTCAGGTGGTGCCGCCGCAGGCGGGAGAGGTGCGGGTGCAGGACGGGTCGGGCGACGGCGGGCCGCAGGAGATCGACGACCTGGGGGTGTTCGTCATCCGCGGCAAGCCGCACGGCCCGTTCCGGCTGCACTGCCACACCCAGACGGGGCTGGACGTGTCGACGAGCTGGTTCACGCTGTAGGGCTCTCAGGCGCGGCGGCCGGTGTCCTCCCGGTAGAGGGTCAGGAGCAGCGGCAGGGTGAGCGCGGCCATCTCGGCGGGCGGGCACGGGCAGCCGCGCTGGAGCCAGTCGGTGGCGACGCTGAGAAGCGCGCCCGCCGTGAAGGCGGCCGGCACGTCGTGCGGGATGTCCGTGGCCAGGTCGGGGAGGCCGGCGCCGGTGCGGTGGGCGTAGACGGCCACGGTGGCGCGGTGGCGGACGTGGTCCATGACGCGGGCGCTGCCCTGCGGGCCGAGCACGCTGCGGTAGAGGCTGGCGTGCTCGGCGAGGTGCGCGAAGAAGGTCAGCAGGGTGTCGGGCGGGCTCTCGGGTGGGGCCGGGTGGTGCCTCGGGATGGCCTCGATGAGCTCGTCGATCATGGCGGTGCAGGCTGCCGCGGCCAGCTCGTGCACGTCGCGGTAGTGGTCGTAGAACGTGGAGCGGCTCACCCCGGCCCGCTCGGCGACGTCGGCCACGCTGATCCTCGACAGGTCACGGTGCTGGACGAGCTCGATCAGGGTGGCCCGCAGCGCTGCCGTCGTGCGACGCACCCTCGGATCGGCCTGCTCCTCGCCGCGGTCTCTGGTGCTCGTCGTCACGCACGTCAGTGTAGTGACCCCGTCCACGGGGAGGTTAGGCTACAGGTGTAGGGAAGTTGTGCTGTCGGACACCATGTTGATGGGAGAGCCTTGACCACTGACTCCGCCGCCACGCTCGAAACGGCCCGTAGCTGCCCGTTCGCCCCGCCCGAGCAGCACCTGCGGTTCCTGCGCGAGCAGCCCGTCGCCAAGGTCACGCTCGCCACGGGGCGGGAGGCCTGGGTGGCCGCCCGCTACGAGGACATCCGGACGATCCTGAGCGACCCGCGGTTCAGCGCCGACCGCCGCCACCCCAACGCGCCCCGGCTGAGCAACGCCGACGGGCAGCTGGCCACCTCGCCGTTGCCGAAGATGATGCTGGAGATGGACCCGCCGGAGCACGGCCACGCCCGCCGCCAGGTGATCGGCGAGTTCACCGTGCGGCGGATGGCGGCGCTGCGCCCGCGCATCCAGCAGATCGTGGACGAGCACCTCGACGCCATGCTCGACGGCCCGCGTCCCGCCGACCTGGTGACGGCGCTGGCGCTGCCGGTGCCGTCGCTGGTGATCTGCGAGCTGCTCGGGGTGCCGTACTCCGACCACGATTTCTTCCAGGTGCACTCGGCGCAGCTGCTCAACCACGCGGCCACCGAGCAGGAGCGGCAGCACGCCGTGCTGGAGCTGGCCATCTACCTCGACAAGCTCATCACCGCCAAGGAGCAGGAGCCCACGGAGGACCTGCTCGGGCGCCAGGTCCTCAAGCAGCGCGAGAGCGGCGAGGCCGACCACCAGGGGCTGCTCAGCCTGGCGTTCCTGCTGCTGATCGCCGGGCACGAGACCACGGCCAACATGATCTCGCTGGGCACGTACATGCTGCTGCAGCATCCCGAGTCGCTCGACGCGCTGCGCGCCGACCCCGACAAGATCGGCAACGCGGTGGAGGAGCTGCTGCGTTACTTCACCATCGCGGAGCTGGCGATGGCCAGGGTGGCGGTGGAGGACGTAGAGCTCGGCGGCACCGTGATCCCCGCGGGCTCCGGCGTGCTCATGCTGGCCAACGCCGGCGACCGCGACCCCGCGGCGTTCGAGGACCCCGAGCGGTTCGACATCGAGCGTGACGCGCGCAGCCACCTCGCCTTCGGCTACGGCCCGCACCAGTGCCTGGGGCAGAACCTCGCCCGCGTGGAGCTGGAGATCGTCTTCAACACGCTGTTCCGGCGCGTCCCGGGGCTGCGGCTGGCCGTGCCCGCCGAGGAGCTGTCGTTCAAGGACGACTCCACCGTGTACGGCATGCACGAGCTGCCCGTCACCTGGTAACCGCCTCCTCCCCGGAGCGGGCCTCACCGTGGCGCGCGGCCGAGAGCACGGCGCCGCACGCCACGGTGGTCAGGCCGGCCAGCAGCGCGACGGCGCCCAGGGTCAGGACGTCGGGGCTGGTGAGCGGCTGTCCGCGGTAGGCCTGCCAGGTGACCAGGGCGACCAGGCCCGCGTACCCCGTGGCGGCGACGCCGACGAGGCGGGCGCGGGCGCGCTCGTCCCGCAGGATCGGGTGACGGGCGGCCAGCCAGGCCAGCAGGAGCGCGAGCAGCAGCATCACCTGGAGGCCGTGCAGGGCGACGAAGTGCGGCACCCGCAGGTCGCCGCCCGTGGTGCTCCACTGGGTGATCGGCAGGCCGGGCCCGCCGTCCGGCACGCCCACGCTGTGGCCGCTCGTCAGGGGCACCGGCACGCCGTCCGTCGTCAGCCCCGTGTGGGCCGTGCCGTGGAACGGGATGAGGAAGCCCAGGACCATGCCGGCGACGGCCAGGCCGAGCCCCGTGTGCACGGCGCGGCTCGCCGCCCGGTCCGGCCCGACCCGCTGGACGGCCAGGATGGCCGCGAGCACCAGGTTGGCCAGCATGAGACCCATCACGCCCAGGCCGAAAACGCGCTGGATCGTCTCCTCGACCGGCTCCGCCGAGTCGTTGAAGTGGCTGTAGGTGCCGCGCGCCGCCTGCAGCGCCACGATCCCGACGTCCACGAACGCGGCCACCGCGAAGACGGTCGCCAGCCCGGAGGTCCACCGCCTGCCCCGGTGCGGCAGCGACAACATCCAGGCCAGCGTGGTCCCGTAGACGGCCAGCGAAACCGCGAACTTGAACGGCTTGAGCCAGACGGGCGCCCCCTGCAGCACCCGGTCGTCGAGCAGCAGCCCCGCCACCGAGACGACCAGCAGGACCAGCATCGAGGCGACCATGAGCATCAGCGGCCGGTGCCACTGCGTGTGCGGAGCGGCGGACATGGGACCTCCCTGGGGGACGAGGTGACGTCCGCTCCAGGGTCCGCTCCGACCCGCCGCGTCCACATTCCCGCGCGCACCCCAGCCCGCACGGGGGTCAGCACCACCATGATGTTGACGCGAAGGGGATGAAAGGATACGTTCCGGTAGATTTCACGGTTGTCCAAGGGAAATCCGGTGAGATGCCGGTGCGGACGCGCCACTGTATCCGG
The nucleotide sequence above comes from Nonomuraea gerenzanensis. Encoded proteins:
- a CDS encoding peroxidase family protein; the protein is MSADDTQPLPGQEIRLAVVPAGAAPQPRPSERSRPSMNRHQRSEYYITDEGLYHPEQGAGCRRPSTWEELRHFRFSRLVPRQAPLAIGGTVDTTLSRQIAEAMVPASETDQPDSTIPAGYTYLGQFVDHDLTMDKTDATLGERVTLDQLIQGRSPALDLDALYGFGPGHPDSAAFFEPGSMRLRTGSTAAVGDLPDFDGFDLAREQGTGRPLIPDPRNDENLAVAQIHLAFIHFHNRIVDQLAANGVPSALLFEKARERVVLHYQWVLRHDFLPRIVDRTIVEDVFTHGRRFFEVPVDPYRDSYGNGGQNGDRYATVVPGQLPTMPIEFSIAAFRLGHSMVRDSYEWNRVFNSQQIPATLALLFRFSGTSGVLNADNRLPSNWIPDWRRLFDLMGDGDAGAGLGLPPGDVNRAKRIDTLVGSFLGQLPPGSFGGRLAPGIPDDLQRNLAFRNLVRADMIQLASGQQAAELMQLPKLNANQILVGDKTAANLSHLGDAHPVTEHTPLWLYILREAELNNGVLTGVGGRIVAEVMHRCMEGSRYSIVRRPEWRPDLPTPSGRFTMAHLLLHAFGHDPVLLNRVQ
- a CDS encoding CHAT domain-containing protein, whose protein sequence is MSLSPSDPGAELLRLAESDPARLMTEAADVARRAREEGDLRLASVAARALGIASLHVTDLHVAARHLRDSIRLAQRAGSPELAAEARLRLAFVWCVQGRMEQALSEVDRALPDLRGVGRARAEAQRAVMFNHLRRPDEALAGYRVAVPALQQAGDHLWLQRVLSNRGIVHGFRNEFALAEHDLHEAERLCRRLGLDLSLAIVWQNLGWICAHRGDVPAALRYLDLAEERFRQLDTHQLCWTLADRTELLLSAGLIAEAGEAAEETLAEFGRRKRTVGVPEARLLLARTAYLEGDHERAVREARRAALGFGRQRRPEWAVLARFVAARSAAAAGAGVSVGRVERCAAELAAARWLSTEVEARMLAAGLALARGWTARAQRQLELAARRRLRGPAIQRVHAWHAEALVRLARGNRRGAKIALRTALRVHDEHRATLGATDLRAHASGIRVGAAELGLRMALEDGRPEEVLAWAEQGRARHLLMKPARPPNDPRLAGALARLRVVVAEIGLRRAAGEDAAVLTERQVALEREIRDYCRHHAEGGALAAPVPPRELGRALGERALVEFVHVDELMYAITVVDGRVRLRELGPVGPIRSLVERVPFALRRMARRQSLPGSQDAAELLLRRTADRLDALLMRPLAGDLGDRPLVLVPSGPVQALPWSVLPSCAGRPVCLSPSATLWHTGNQAGVTSRSDGEQARGAAGRAGRALGAQGVPAAGGAREAADVPSAGGAPGAAAGGALGAAGVPGTGRVLAAAGPGLPGARAEAEGVASIHAVPALVDAAAGTEAVLAALDGAGLAHIAAHGHIHPTNPLFSSLRLADGPLTVYDLESLRHPPGIVILAACDSGRFVVRPGDELLGLSATFLALGTRTIVAPVLSILDVESTTLMIALHKLLAAGHSTAAALAQAQQQVAGEDLAAYAVAAGFVCMGADSTVPA
- a CDS encoding S8/S53 family peptidase, with the protein product MADYNNVVRRRIEAFRSDEIVLDPKDLRQVSQEAGALGIEVAPIATSVRLGLAQYKLRRLEAGVAALGPDLVNRVKAAAVGTYLEGEQPSDLDLLLFHLREKSAAKYAGYKPVVAKIRTYENIEGSPYSGGSVGDPQPVKAFKLPERSPSKRRRPRIGILDTPIHPHPQFAGRYLIASDKGLLVERPKQVSFSGHAIFVASVAARQAPDAEFVIYPVLDETTLTTNSWDLATTMVDALDDDLDMMIIALGGATADGREPLALARACERTSGIVKVAALGNNGQNKAAAPKGTQFSELPANTPIWPAASSTVIAVGARDESDRAAYFSPTLEEAPWTDCTAPGTNLEGLFLPGQVWMADLDVRKGAIKVSDRWADFPAPGHATWSGTSFAAAYAGGAIAQQAYAEGITVRELAQTLFGEDREKTPTTYDGAPRTGLDALDIVRFP
- a CDS encoding RNA polymerase sigma factor: MPESFEVEALVIRARAGDQAAWDRLVERYAPMLWSICRSYGLDRRDIDDVAQFVWMRAVEHLSRLRDPERLGSWLATTTKRECVRVRRARHRQDVAESPLDAATVADDRGDDVARALEEAELNAVLRAAFAELSPGCQRLLSLLLREVPYTEIASRLDMAVGSIGPTRSRCLARLRTNAALAALMRADLEVREGERHV
- a CDS encoding TetR/AcrR family transcriptional regulator; protein product: MTTSTRDRGEEQADPRVRRTTAALRATLIELVQHRDLSRISVADVAERAGVSRSTFYDHYRDVHELAAAACTAMIDELIEAIPRHHPAPPESPPDTLLTFFAHLAEHASLYRSVLGPQGSARVMDHVRHRATVAVYAHRTGAGLPDLATDIPHDVPAAFTAGALLSVATDWLQRGCPCPPAEMAALTLPLLLTLYREDTGRRA
- a CDS encoding cytochrome P450 produces the protein MTTDSAATLETARSCPFAPPEQHLRFLREQPVAKVTLATGREAWVAARYEDIRTILSDPRFSADRRHPNAPRLSNADGQLATSPLPKMMLEMDPPEHGHARRQVIGEFTVRRMAALRPRIQQIVDEHLDAMLDGPRPADLVTALALPVPSLVICELLGVPYSDHDFFQVHSAQLLNHAATEQERQHAVLELAIYLDKLITAKEQEPTEDLLGRQVLKQRESGEADHQGLLSLAFLLLIAGHETTANMISLGTYMLLQHPESLDALRADPDKIGNAVEELLRYFTIAELAMARVAVEDVELGGTVIPAGSGVLMLANAGDRDPAAFEDPERFDIERDARSHLAFGYGPHQCLGQNLARVELEIVFNTLFRRVPGLRLAVPAEELSFKDDSTVYGMHELPVTW